A single window of Modestobacter italicus DNA harbors:
- a CDS encoding 4-hydroxy-3-methylbut-2-enyl diphosphate reductase → MVEPRGRVLLADPRGYCAGVDRAVVAVERALEIHGAPVYVRKQIVHNKHVVATLERRGAVFVDETDEVPEGAVVVFSAHGVSPAVKAEAEARSLRTIDATCPLVSKVHMEAKRFAKEDYDILLIGHRGHEEVEGTMGEAPAHTQLVDGADDIASVQVRDPEKVVWLSQTTLSVDETLTTVDSLKARFPGLQSPPSDDICYATQNRQQAVKQMAGECDLVIVVGSTNSSNSVRLVEVALEAGARDSHLVDFASEIDEAWLEGVGTVGVTSGASVPEILVSDVLDWLAERGYPDVSTIKAAEERLVFALPHELKQKRAALAVESD, encoded by the coding sequence ATGGTTGAACCGCGCGGACGCGTCCTGCTGGCCGACCCCCGGGGGTACTGCGCCGGCGTCGACCGGGCGGTGGTCGCCGTCGAGCGGGCACTGGAGATCCACGGCGCGCCGGTCTACGTCCGGAAGCAGATCGTCCACAACAAGCACGTCGTCGCCACCCTGGAGCGGCGCGGCGCGGTGTTCGTCGACGAGACCGACGAGGTCCCCGAGGGCGCCGTCGTGGTGTTCAGCGCGCACGGTGTCTCCCCGGCGGTCAAGGCCGAGGCCGAGGCCCGGTCGCTGCGGACGATCGACGCCACCTGCCCGCTGGTCAGCAAGGTGCACATGGAGGCCAAGCGCTTCGCCAAGGAGGACTACGACATCCTCCTGATCGGCCACCGCGGGCACGAGGAGGTCGAGGGCACGATGGGCGAGGCGCCGGCCCACACCCAGCTCGTCGACGGCGCCGACGACATCGCCTCCGTGCAGGTCCGCGACCCGGAGAAGGTGGTCTGGCTGTCCCAGACCACGCTGTCGGTCGACGAGACGCTCACCACCGTCGACTCGCTCAAGGCCCGCTTCCCCGGTCTGCAGAGCCCGCCCAGCGACGACATCTGCTACGCCACCCAGAACCGCCAGCAGGCCGTCAAGCAGATGGCCGGTGAGTGCGACCTGGTGATCGTGGTCGGCTCGACGAACTCGTCGAACTCCGTCCGGCTGGTCGAGGTGGCGCTGGAGGCCGGCGCCCGCGACTCCCACCTGGTCGACTTCGCCTCCGAGATCGACGAGGCGTGGCTGGAGGGGGTCGGCACCGTCGGCGTCACCAGCGGGGCCTCGGTGCCGGAGATCCTGGTCAGCGACGTGCTCGACTGGCTGGCCGAGCGCGGCTACCCGGACGTGTCGACCATCAAGGCCGCCGAGGAGCGGCTGGTGTTCGCGCTGCCGCACGAGCTCAAGCAGAAGCGCGCGGCGCTCGCGGTCGAGTCCGACTAG
- a CDS encoding DUF6542 domain-containing protein — protein sequence MRAERNDAGSAAGRGYPSPRAGGSSARGRAPERPERERPERGHPARGGRPPERRGPDPRSARSGPPRPSAEVPRLAADDRRIGSAASGRTRTAPVPDSRLRGVLAVLGVFLLTLVAAAADSYIGLGLGMITLVALTAGTAVATLIVRRRDLLTVVIAPPLVFIAVAVVNLALAPSADLTLPGLATLLVRGFPAMGIATGAAVALSLFRMATKR from the coding sequence GTGCGTGCAGAGCGCAACGACGCCGGCTCCGCGGCCGGCCGCGGGTACCCGTCGCCGCGTGCGGGGGGCAGCAGTGCGCGTGGTCGCGCACCCGAACGGCCCGAGCGGGAGCGCCCGGAACGCGGGCACCCGGCCCGTGGCGGTCGCCCGCCCGAGCGCCGCGGCCCCGATCCCCGGTCCGCCCGCAGCGGACCGCCCCGGCCGTCCGCCGAGGTCCCCCGGCTCGCGGCCGACGACCGGCGTATCGGGTCCGCCGCATCCGGCCGGACCCGCACCGCGCCGGTCCCGGACTCCCGGCTGCGCGGCGTCCTCGCCGTCCTGGGCGTCTTCCTGCTGACCCTCGTCGCCGCGGCCGCCGACTCCTACATCGGGCTGGGCCTGGGGATGATCACCCTGGTCGCGCTCACCGCGGGCACCGCGGTGGCCACCCTGATCGTCCGCCGGCGGGACCTGCTCACCGTGGTGATCGCCCCGCCGCTGGTGTTCATCGCGGTGGCAGTGGTCAACCTCGCCCTGGCGCCGTCCGCGGACCTGACCCTGCCGGGCCTGGCGACGCTGCTGGTCCGGGGCTTCCCGGCGATGGGCATCGCCACCGGCGCGGCCGTCGCGCTGTCGCTGTTCCGGATGGCCACCAAGCGCTGA
- a CDS encoding DNA recombination protein RmuC, with amino-acid sequence MDAASLLLGLLLGALLATAVTLGVVALRARPAAAPDALEPVHESLDHLHRLLAGIERDRATAHGELREQVGTIGQTSALLRQETAALVTALRTPHVRGRWGELQLRRVVEVAGLLEHCDFVEQPSGTTEDGARVRPDLVVTLADGRQVIVDAKVPFTGYIDAVQATDPAVRAQRVADHARQLRTHVDALAARHYPTAFGSAAPFTVLFVPSDGFLTTALEAEPALLEHGFARDVIVATPSTLLALLRTVAYSWRQERLAQDAAAVLEVGRTVHTRLSTLSGHLTRLGSALGSALTRYNETVGSYENSVLVATRRFDDLGVAAAPVPTPGPVEGAVRVLRSVPDGEPGPRPAELPLPGVRSPVPGSGPSATGYGGPVYGSTAYGSGVDGSAG; translated from the coding sequence ATGGACGCCGCCTCCCTGCTCCTCGGGCTCCTCCTCGGCGCGCTGCTGGCCACCGCCGTGACCCTCGGCGTGGTGGCGCTGCGCGCCCGGCCGGCCGCGGCGCCCGACGCGCTCGAGCCGGTGCACGAGTCGCTGGACCACCTGCACCGGCTGCTGGCCGGCATCGAGCGGGACCGCGCCACCGCGCACGGGGAGCTGCGCGAGCAGGTCGGCACGATCGGGCAGACCTCGGCGCTGCTCCGCCAGGAGACGGCGGCGCTGGTCACCGCGCTGCGCACGCCGCACGTGCGCGGCCGCTGGGGCGAGCTGCAGCTGCGCCGGGTGGTCGAGGTCGCCGGGCTGCTGGAGCACTGCGACTTCGTCGAGCAGCCGTCGGGCACCACGGAGGACGGCGCCCGGGTGCGGCCGGACCTGGTGGTCACCCTCGCCGACGGGCGCCAGGTGATCGTCGACGCGAAGGTGCCGTTCACCGGCTACATCGACGCCGTCCAGGCCACCGACCCGGCGGTGCGCGCCCAGCGCGTCGCCGACCACGCCCGCCAGCTGCGCACCCACGTCGACGCGCTGGCCGCCCGCCACTACCCCACCGCGTTCGGCTCGGCGGCGCCGTTCACCGTGCTGTTCGTCCCCTCCGACGGCTTCCTCACCACCGCGCTGGAGGCCGAGCCCGCGCTGCTGGAGCACGGGTTCGCCCGCGACGTCATCGTCGCGACGCCGAGCACGCTGCTGGCCCTGCTCCGCACCGTGGCCTACTCGTGGCGCCAGGAGCGGCTGGCGCAGGACGCCGCCGCGGTGCTCGAGGTCGGCCGCACGGTGCACACCCGGCTGAGCACGCTGTCCGGCCACCTCACCCGGCTCGGTTCGGCCCTGGGCTCGGCGCTCACCCGCTACAACGAGACGGTCGGCTCCTACGAGAACTCGGTGCTGGTGGCCACCCGCCGGTTCGACGATCTCGGGGTCGCCGCCGCGCCGGTGCCCACCCCGGGGCCGGTCGAGGGCGCGGTGCGGGTGCTGCGGTCGGTGCCCGACGGCGAGCCGGGCCCGCGTCCGGCCGAGCTGCCGCTGCCCGGCGTGCGTTCCCCCGTCCCCGGCAGCGGGCCCTCGGCCACCGGGTACGGCGGCCCGGTCTACGGCAGCACGGCCTACGGCAGCGGGGTCGACGGCAGCGCCGGCTGA